The following proteins are co-located in the Dromiciops gliroides isolate mDroGli1 chromosome 2, mDroGli1.pri, whole genome shotgun sequence genome:
- the DHRS2 gene encoding dehydrogenase/reductase SDR family member 2, mitochondrial codes for MPSPILGAQALVPTDQTLIDMFRVLEFACRALFSPRAPLSVRMSSTGVYKKGILADKVAVITGSTHGIGFAIAQRLARDGAHVVVSSRKQQNVDRAVAILKEEGLSVRGMMCHVGKAEDRNRLVTMVADYYGGVDILVCAAGVNPLVGSTLGASEQVWDKILDVNVKSPALLLGQLLPHMEKRGKCSVILVSSVAAYFPVSLLGPYNISKTALLGLTKTLAVELAPKGIRVNCLVPGLIKTPFSNVVQEEDMITQIKKLHGMQRIGQPEDCAGIVSFLCSPDSSYITGENIVVAGFSPKL; via the exons ATCAGACACTGATTGACATGTTTAGGGTATTGGAATTTGCCTGCAGAGCCTTGTTCTCTCCCAGGGCCCCTCTCTCAGTAAGGATGAGCAGCACTGGAGTATACAAGAAAGGCATTTTGGCAGACAAAGTGGCTGTGATCACTGGGTCCACTCACGG CATCGGCTTTGCCATTGCACAACGGTTGGCCCGGGATGGGGCCCATGTGGTGGTGAGCAGTCGCAAGCAGCAGAATGTTGATCGGGCTGTGGCAATACTGAAGGAAGAGGGACTGAGTGTGAGGGGCATGATGTGCCATGTAGGGAAAGCAGAGGACCGCAATAGGCTAGTGACTATG gTTGCAGACTACTATGGAGGTGTGGACATCCTAGTTTGTGCTGCTGGGGTTAATCCTTTAGTAGGGAGCACTCTGGGAGCCAGTGAGCAGGTCTGGGACAAG attctggATGTGAATGTGAAGTCCCCAGCCCTTCTGCTGGGTCAGCTGTTGCCTCATATGGAGAAAAGGGG GAAATGTTCTGTGATCCTGGTATCATCCGTTGCAGCCTATTTTCCAGTTTCA ctGTTGGGCCCCTACAACATCAGTAAAACTGCTTTGCTGGGCCTCACCAAGACACTGGCAGTGGAGCTGGCCCCAAAGGGCATCCGGGTAAACTGTCTGGTTCCAGGTCTTATCAAGACTCCCTTCAGCAATGTG GTCCAAGAAGAAGACATGATAACTCAAATTAAGAAACTACATGGAATGCAGAG GATTGGACAACCAGAAGACTGTGCGGGTATTGTGTCTTTCCTGTGTTCTCCAGATTCCAGCTACATCACTGGAGAAAACATTGTAGTGGCTGGCTTCTCCCCCAAGTTGTAA